A region of Mustelus asterias unplaced genomic scaffold, sMusAst1.hap1.1 HAP1_SCAFFOLD_100, whole genome shotgun sequence DNA encodes the following proteins:
- the LOC144484342 gene encoding uncharacterized protein LOC144484342, translated as MFILIVGEMGGLEGFFLLEPPNLSKEHHTGERPFICSQCGEGFALLPSLQSHKRVHTGERPFTCSQCGKGFTVLSTLQRHQRIHTGERLFICSRCRKGFNQLSNLWTHMRIHTGERPFICSRCGKRFTRSSDLRTHQHVHTGERPFTCSQCGKGFTRSPDLQRHQRVHTGERPFTCSQCGKRFTRSSELRTHQRVHTGERLFTCSQCGKRFIRSSDLRRHHRVHTGERPFTCSQCGKGFSQLSTQQKHQRVHTGERPFTCSQCGKRFTQSSHLQRHQQVHTGERPFTCSQCRKGFSQLSNLQRHQQIHMGRDHSPALSVGRNSLSYPTC; from the coding sequence ccacactggagagaggccattcatctgctctcagtgtggggagggattcgctctgttgcccagcctgcagtcacacaagcgagttcacactggagagagaccattcacctgctctcagtgtggaaagggattcactgtgttatccactttgcagagacaccagcgaattcacactggggagaggctgtttatctgctctcggtgtaggaagggattcaaccagttatccaatctatggacacacatgcgaattcatactggggagaggccattcatctgctctcgttgtgggaagagattcactcggtcatccgacctgcggacacatcagcacgttcacaccggggagaggccattcacctgctctcagtgtgggaagggattcactcggtcacccgacctacagagacaccagcgagttcacactggggagagaccgttcacctgctctcagtgtgggaagagattcactcggtcatccgagctgcggacacaccagcgagttcacactggggaaaggctgttcacctgctctcagtgtgggaagagattcattcggtcatccgacctgcggagacaccatcgagttcacactggggagagaccatttacctgctctcagtgtgggaagggtttcagtcagttatccacccagcagaaacaccagcgagttcacactggagagaggccgttcacctgctctcagtgtgggaagagattcactcagtcatcccacctgcagagacaccagcaagttcacactggggagaggccatttacctgctctcagtgtaggaagggtttcagtcagttgtccaacctgcagagacaccagcaaattcacatggggagagaccattcacctgctctcagtgtgggaaggaattcactcagttatcccacctgctga